The proteins below are encoded in one region of Serratia symbiotica:
- the argA gene encoding amino-acid N-acetyltransferase codes for MKERSTELVQGFRHSVPYINAHRGKTFVVMLDGEAIKHENFPSIVNDIGLLHSLGIRLVVVYGARPQIDNNLALHHYQPIYHKHTRVTDALTLEWVKQAAGLLQLDITAQLSMSLNNTPLQGAHINVVSGNFIIAQPLGIDDGVDYCHSGRIRRIDEKAIHHELANNAIVLIGPVAVSVTGESFNLSSEEVATQLAIKLKAEKMIGFCSSQGVTDPQGNVISELSPNDTQKCIEQREERGDYHSSTVRFLRGAVKACRSGVRRSHLISYQEDGALVQELFSRDGIGSQIVMESAEQVRRATIDDIGGILELIRPLEQQGILVRRSREQLEMEIDKFTIIERDNLTIACAALYPFPEETIGEMACLAVHPDYRSSSRGEILLQRVESQARQMGLQKLFVLTTRSIHWFQERGFTPAEVEVLPIQKKSLYNYQRRAKILLAEL; via the coding sequence GTGAAGGAACGTAGTACAGAGCTGGTTCAAGGATTTCGTCACTCAGTTCCCTATATTAACGCCCATCGGGGCAAGACATTTGTCGTCATGCTTGATGGGGAAGCTATCAAGCATGAGAATTTTCCCAGCATCGTCAACGATATCGGCCTGCTGCATAGCTTGGGTATTCGTCTGGTGGTAGTTTATGGTGCAAGGCCACAGATCGACAACAATCTGGCGCTGCATCATTATCAACCTATTTATCACAAGCATACTCGGGTCACTGATGCCCTTACACTTGAGTGGGTTAAACAGGCTGCCGGCTTACTGCAACTGGACATCACCGCCCAGCTATCAATGAGCCTCAATAATACCCCGCTACAGGGTGCGCACATCAACGTAGTCAGCGGCAACTTTATCATCGCCCAACCTCTCGGCATCGATGACGGCGTGGATTATTGCCATAGCGGGCGTATCCGCCGTATTGATGAAAAGGCTATCCACCACGAACTTGCCAACAACGCCATCGTGTTGATCGGCCCAGTGGCCGTGTCGGTGACTGGCGAAAGCTTTAACCTAAGCTCGGAAGAAGTTGCCACTCAGTTGGCGATCAAGCTGAAGGCGGAGAAAATGATCGGTTTCTGTTCCTCACAGGGTGTGACCGATCCACAAGGCAACGTCATTTCTGAACTCTCCCCTAACGACACGCAAAAATGCATTGAGCAGCGGGAAGAGCGCGGTGACTATCATTCCAGTACTGTGCGTTTCCTGCGCGGCGCAGTAAAAGCCTGCCGCAGCGGGGTGCGCCGCAGCCACTTAATCAGCTATCAGGAGGATGGCGCGTTGGTACAGGAGCTGTTCTCGCGCGATGGCATCGGCAGCCAAATCGTTATGGAGAGTGCCGAACAGGTGCGCCGTGCAACTATCGACGATATCGGAGGCATCCTGGAGTTGATCCGCCCGCTGGAGCAGCAGGGCATTCTAGTACGCCGTTCACGTGAGCAACTGGAGATGGAAATCGACAAGTTCACCATTATCGAACGCGATAATCTGACCATTGCCTGCGCTGCGCTGTACCCGTTTCCAGAAGAGACAATCGGCGAAATGGCTTGCCTAGCAGTACATCCAGACTACCGTAGTTCTTCGCGCGGCGAAATTCTGCTGCAACGGGTGGAAAGCCAGGCGCGACAAATGGGCCTGCAAAAACTGTTCGTACTGACCACCCGCAGCATCCATTGGTTCCAAGAGCGCGGCTTTACTCCGGCTGAAGTCGAGGTACTTCCGATACAAAAAAAGTCGCTATACAACTACCAGCGACGCGCCAAAATTCTGCTGGCGGAGCTGTAA
- the amiC gene encoding N-acetylmuramoyl-L-alanine amidase AmiC: MPNLNHNLGRRRLLQGAAASWLLSVSHAGFAAASHVIAVRVWPSSTYTRITLESNVALKYQQFVLTNPDRVVVDIVGVHLNSVLKGIASQVHADDPYLKQVRVGQFDQHTVRLVLELKHSVSPHIFSLAPVPEYRHRLVLDLYPTKGGSGTEYDPLLALLEDYNQGVLDRTLPVEAAQAGNAGRDRPIIIMLDPGHGGEDPGAIGMLKTREKDIVLQIARKLSALIKREPAMKVFMTRNDDVFIPLKVRVAKARKQRADLFVSIHADAFTSRAARGSSVFALSTKGATSSAAKFLAQTQNASDQIGGVSKSGDRYLDHTLFDLVQTATINDSLKFGNEVLNRMGKINRLHKNRVEQAGFAVLKAPDIPSILVETAFISNLEEERRLRTHHFQQQVAESVLAGIKAYFANGGALASR, encoded by the coding sequence ATGCCAAACTTAAATCACAATCTGGGGCGCCGCCGTTTATTACAAGGGGCTGCTGCCAGTTGGTTGCTGAGTGTGAGTCACGCAGGCTTCGCAGCAGCATCACATGTCATCGCCGTGCGTGTATGGCCTTCTTCCACCTATACTCGCATCACGCTCGAATCTAACGTCGCGCTGAAATACCAACAGTTTGTGCTGACCAATCCTGACCGTGTGGTGGTGGATATCGTTGGTGTGCATCTCAACAGTGTGCTGAAGGGCATCGCTAGCCAGGTTCACGCCGACGATCCTTACCTCAAGCAGGTGCGCGTTGGCCAGTTTGATCAACACACTGTGCGGCTAGTGCTGGAACTTAAGCACAGCGTCAGCCCACACATATTCTCGCTGGCACCGGTGCCAGAGTATCGCCACCGGTTGGTGCTGGATCTCTATCCCACCAAGGGCGGTAGTGGCACGGAGTATGATCCGTTATTGGCGTTACTGGAAGATTACAACCAAGGCGTTCTGGATCGCACGTTGCCAGTAGAGGCGGCGCAGGCTGGCAATGCGGGGCGCGATCGGCCGATTATCATCATGTTAGATCCTGGCCATGGTGGTGAGGATCCCGGCGCGATTGGCATGCTCAAGACGCGCGAGAAGGACATCGTGTTGCAAATTGCCCGCAAGTTGAGCGCGTTGATCAAACGTGAACCTGCGATGAAAGTGTTTATGACGCGTAATGACGATGTGTTTATTCCGCTCAAGGTACGTGTCGCCAAGGCGCGTAAACAGCGTGCTGATTTGTTCGTTTCCATTCACGCCGATGCCTTTACCAGCCGGGCAGCACGCGGTTCATCGGTATTCGCACTATCGACCAAAGGTGCCACCAGCTCGGCGGCCAAGTTCTTGGCACAGACCCAAAACGCCTCAGACCAAATCGGCGGCGTCAGTAAAAGCGGTGACCGTTATCTCGATCATACCTTGTTCGATCTGGTGCAGACGGCGACCATTAATGACAGCCTGAAATTCGGCAATGAAGTGCTGAACCGGATGGGAAAAATTAATCGGTTGCATAAAAATCGTGTCGAGCAGGCGGGCTTTGCGGTGTTAAAGGCTCCGGATATACCTTCGATTCTGGTTGAAACAGCGTTTATTAGCAACCTAGAAGAAGAGCGCAGGTTGCGCACCCATCATTTCCAGCAGCAGGTGGCGGAGTCTGTTCTGGCGGGGATCAAGGCGTACTTTGCTAACGGCGGTGCATTGGCAAGTAGATAA